In Triticum aestivum cultivar Chinese Spring chromosome 5B, IWGSC CS RefSeq v2.1, whole genome shotgun sequence, the following proteins share a genomic window:
- the LOC123110442 gene encoding uncharacterized protein codes for MRGGGRGRERRKERRGERKREEKGEEGGDGGRERITGRSVAGSSSFIPTHAGVLQGVRGRALAGAAGARIWPPLFSATVPSSSFSSRDVDLQVKANHCLTTNMRRRFYECAFHLNLESYFICRGHFWWNSMFSRIIMDFLKVVVGVARHVPSGFSVQSYICQPWLLRELDMLGWSRRRPGWGDEHAYAYLTYKAS; via the exons atgagagggggaggaagagggagagagagaaggaaggagaggagaggagagagaaagagagaggagaaaggaGAGGAGGGGGGCGACGGCGGTCGGGAGAGGATCACCGGAAGGAGTGTCGCCGGCTCATCGTCTTTCATACCTACCCATGCAG GGGTGTTGCAAGGAGTTAGAGGTCGTGCGCTGGCCGGAGCAGCAGGAGCAAGGATATGGCCGCCTCTCTTCTCTGCCACGGTTCCCTCCTCTTCCTTCAGCTCTCGAGATGTCGACCTGCAGGTTAAG gcaaaccaTTGTTTGACAACAAATATGCGGAGGCGTTTTTATGAATGTGCATTTCACCTGAATCTGGAGAGCTATTTTATCTGTCGCGGACATTTTTGGTGGAATTCAATGTTTAGCAG GATTATTATGGATTTTCTGAAGGTGGTGGTGGGGGTTGCACGGCATGTTCCGTCTGGTTTCAG TGTACAATCATATATTTGTCAGCCATGGCTCCTTAGAGAGCTGGACATGCTTGGTTGGAGTCGTCGTCGTCCTGGTTGGGGAGATGAGCATGCTTATGCTTATCTAACATATAAAGCCTCCTAG